In Helicobacter sp. MIT 05-5293, the DNA window CAAAAATTCCCCAGCGGACAGGAGATTCTAAAAACCATCAGCATTGCGAGAATCTTGCTTCCTAATATTCCTCATATCAAAGCTTATTGGGCGACTTTAGGACTGAATCTCGCCATTGTCGCACAAGAATTTGGAGCAGATGATATGGACGGCACGATTGAAATAGAATCCATACAATCCGCTGCGGGAGCTAAGAGCAAAAGCGGCGCAAGTAAAGAAGACCTCATCGCACAAATCAAAGATGCGGGGCTAAGAGCCATAGAACGAGATTCTCTGTATAATGAAATCAAGGAATGGTGATTGTAAATTGTCCGATTCGACTCAATGCAAATGCTCTCATTGCCAACTTTTATACAACAAATCGCAACTCAAAGAGGTATCTAACCCGCAAGGAGAAAGGCTTTATTTTTGTTGTAATGGCTGTGAGAGTGTGTATTTTTTATTGCATCAAGCACACCTTGATAGTTTTTATGATAAACTCAACACACCTCTTTCCCCACCTATTGCGCAAGAAAATCAGGATTTGGCGCGTTTTGACACGGCAGGATTTCATCAAAAATATGTTACCTCACTCGCTGATAAAAATACTCCCACACTTTGCGAAGTGCATTTGATTCTTTCAGGGATTCACTGCGCGGCGTGTATCTGGCTCAACGAAAATATCCTCTTACAACAAGAGGGAATCCAACAAGTGCATATCAATTATACAAACAATAAAGCCACGATTGTATGGGATCATTCCAAACTCGCATTAAGTGAAATCATTGCACTTATCCGCTCTATCGGTTATGATGCGTATCCCTATGACGCAAGACTGCAAGAAAGCCAAGACAAAAAACAAATGAATGAATATTATATTCGTGTGATTGTCGCTCTTTTTTGCACAATGAACATTATGTGGGTGGCGATTGCACAATACAGCGGATATTTTCTAGGCATTGATGAAAATGCCAAAGATATACTCAATCTCGCCTCTTTTATCCTATGCACACCCGCGCTTTTCTATTCGGGCTTTGTTTTCTTTCGATCAAGCTATTATGGGTTAAAAAATGGCTTTATTGGTATGGATTTGCTTGTCGCGGTAGGTTCGACTTTGACTTATTGCTATTCGATTTATGCGGCAATCACACACAGCGGGGAGACTTACTTTGAATCTGTGAGTATGATCATCACTTTTGTATTGATTGGGAAATTCCTCGAAGTGCGTGCGCGCAAAAATGCGGGTGATAGTTTGGATAAACTTACGCATTTTTTACCCACAAGCGTGCAAGTATGTGAGCAAGATAATCCAAATCAAGTGCGCACCAAATCACCCGAAGAAGTGCAAGTGGGCGATGTATTACTCGTCCTTGCAGGAGAAAAAATCGCCATTGATGGCGTGCTATTAAGCCAAAATGCGCTTTTTGATACAAAAGCTATCAGTGGAGAATCATTGCCTATTGAACAAAAAAGCGGTGATGAAGTGCTTTCAGGCTATGTCAATCTGCATCATCAAATCTATTATCGGGCGACAAAAGCTTTCTCGCAAAGCTTGATGAGCCATATTATCAGCATTGTTTCCTCTTCGCTCTCTTACCGCCCGCACATTCAGAATCTCGCTAATAGCATCTCGCAATATTTCTCACGCACTATTCTTACAATCGCATTATTAGGATTCTTAAGCTGGATTTTTATCGGTGAAGTGAGCATTGAGCGGGCATTGATGATTAGCATTTCAGTGATTATTATTGCTTGTCCTTGTGCTTTGGCTCTGGCTACGCCCATTGCCACGGTAGTAGGCATTGGGGAATCTTACAAGCACAATGTGTTATTCAAACAA includes these proteins:
- a CDS encoding heavy metal translocating P-type ATPase, with amino-acid sequence MSDSTQCKCSHCQLLYNKSQLKEVSNPQGERLYFCCNGCESVYFLLHQAHLDSFYDKLNTPLSPPIAQENQDLARFDTAGFHQKYVTSLADKNTPTLCEVHLILSGIHCAACIWLNENILLQQEGIQQVHINYTNNKATIVWDHSKLALSEIIALIRSIGYDAYPYDARLQESQDKKQMNEYYIRVIVALFCTMNIMWVAIAQYSGYFLGIDENAKDILNLASFILCTPALFYSGFVFFRSSYYGLKNGFIGMDLLVAVGSTLTYCYSIYAAITHSGETYFESVSMIITFVLIGKFLEVRARKNAGDSLDKLTHFLPTSVQVCEQDNPNQVRTKSPEEVQVGDVLLVLAGEKIAIDGVLLSQNALFDTKAISGESLPIEQKSGDEVLSGYVNLHHQIYYRATKAFSQSLMSHIISIVSSSLSYRPHIQNLANSISQYFSRTILTIALLGFLSWIFIGEVSIERALMISISVIIIACPCALALATPIATVVGIGESYKHNVLFKQAQFLETLAKSHLVVFDKTGTLTQGEPKVQKTHLYAQYDRSLLLAFVRLSKHPVAEGIKEYLDEQCAQESHNCESHTEYTLSDFTQFDAQGIQAQVIINGQTKTLFGGNLTFLSSQDIALPKLDLGDCMVFGFGIKDTDSQKSELLEIITLKDKLKDDAKMLIESLHSQGIKTALLSGDRQESVAEIAQMLDIKDYYFALSPLQKNEWIQSYKAAHPDEIVVMVGDGINDAPALSQSDIAISMGAGSDIAILSSDVVILDDQLSTLNRAFILARKTFSTIKQNILLSIIYNALTIPLALCGLIIPLIAALSMSLSSLIVVLNSLRLKRADI